A single window of Malus sylvestris chromosome 5, drMalSylv7.2, whole genome shotgun sequence DNA harbors:
- the LOC126624008 gene encoding photosystem I reaction center subunit psaK, chloroplastic-like yields MLLANLSFKLLMLSQAIAQPMRRKGQGALGARCDFIGSSTNLIMVTTTSLMLFAGRFGLAPSANRKATAGLKLETRDSGLQTGDPAGFTLADTLACGTVGHIIGVGFVLGLKNVGAL; encoded by the exons ATGTTATTAGCTAACTTGAGTTTCAAACTTCTTATGCTTTCACAGGCCATTGCTCAACCAATGAGGCGCAAAGGGCAGGGCGCTTTGGGAGCTCGCTGTGATTTCATTGGTTCATCCACCAATTTG ATAATGGTGACTACTACAAGCCTAATGCTGTTTGCCGGAAGATTCGGGTTGGCCCCGTCGGCAAACAGGAAGGCAACGGCAGGATTAAAGCTTGAAACAAGGGACTCTGGACTGCAGACCGGCGATCCGGCTGGGTTTACGCTTGCTGATACCTTGGCTTGTGGGACTGTTGGTCACATTATTGGGGTTGGTTTTGTTCTTGGCCTTAAGAATGTTGGTGCCCtgtaa
- the LOC126621658 gene encoding glucan endo-1,3-beta-glucosidase 13-like, whose protein sequence is MRKKMWVLVLQCLLLMGMGCHLVSTIGAAVQEKADGAIPDTTLSPPEGNTTFLDGTTWCVALPGVSQADLQNALDWACGLGMVDCKPIQKGGACYEPDTLVSHASYAFNNYYQQNGNSDIACNFGGTAGVAKKNPSHGKCNYAAPGSVASAAPPLSKQSPISLWWRLAGLLLPLYLGS, encoded by the exons ATGAGAAAGAAGatgtgggttttggttttgcagTGCCTCTTGCTCATGGGAATGGGATGCCATCTGG TTTCGACAATCGGAGCAGCGGTGCAAGAGAAGGCAGATGGAGCAATTCCAgacaccacattgtcaccaccagAAGGGAACACAACATTCCTTGATGGCACGACATGGTGCGTAGCCCTTCCCGGGGTTTCCCAAGCCGACTTGCAGAATGCATTAGACTGGGCCTGCGGATTGGGAATGGTAGACTGCAAGCCAATTCAAAAAGGTGGAGCGTGTTATGAACCAGATACTCTGGTGTCTCATGCCTCTTATGCCTTCAATAATTATTATCAGCAGAACGGGAATTCGGACATTGCTTGCAATTTTGGAGGAACTGCAGGTGTTGCTAAAAAGAACCCAA GTCATGGAAAATGCAACTACGCTGCGCCCGG ATCTGTAGCCTCTGCAGCACCTCCACTCTCAAAGCAAAGTCCCATCTCTCTTTGGTGGCGACTTGCTGGCCTTCTGCTGCCATTGTATCTCGGAAGCTGA